In Bradyrhizobium paxllaeri, the genomic stretch GCGAGGCAGCCTTCGCTTGCTTCGCTACGATGGAACAGAGGCTGGCTTGCCGAGCCGTAGCTTGCGAAGCAAGCGAAGGCTGGTGGGCACGACAGGGATCGAACCTGTGACCCCTACCATGTCAAGGTAGTGCTCTCCCGCTGAGCTACGTGCCCTAGAATGGGACGACCAGTCATCCCGCTCCAGCTTTATTCGTATTGGGTGGGGTCCGTATATCGGCTCCAAAGCGCCCCCGCAAGGACGCTTGGAAGTAATTTCTGAGGTGATTTCGCGCGGAATGGCCGCCGAATCAGGCCGCCAGCATCTTGTTCACTTCGCTGACCAATTCGCGGAGGTGAACCGGCTTGGCCAGCACCTTGGCGTTCTTGGGTGCTTCCGAATCGGAATTGAGCGCCACGGCGGCAAAGCCGGTGATGAACATGATCTTGATGTCGGGGTCGAGTTCCGAGGCGCGGCGCGCCAGCTCGATACCGTCCATTTCGGGCATCACGATATCGGTCAGCAGCATCTCGAACGGCTCCTCACGCAGCCGCTGATAGGCCGACATGCCGTTATCGTGGGGCGAGACCTGAAACCCGGCGTTTTCGAGCGCCTTGACCAGAAAGCGGCGCATGTCGTTGTCGTCTTCGGCAAGGAGGATCTTGTGCATGGCGGTCAGTCGTCGAACCCGGCTTGGAGGATCATTCCGCTCACTAAGCCCGATAGAGGGTAAATTTCGGGTGAAAGGTAACGGCTTCTTGGCGGTAGCAGGCAGAGCTATTTTTTTAGCGGCGCGCATCAGGAGCGATCAAGGCGGCGCTTTTCGGGCAATTGCGACACCTTCTGAGAGCATGACGGCTTTTTTCGCTTGGCAGAATGATTACGATTACGGACAATGCATCCTTACAAAACCCTGTCCTTCACGCAGAATCGGTTGCTTGATCGATCGCGGCGGAAGGGAATGCGGACATTCAAGGGACGGCGCCCGACGATGACCCAGTTTGATGGCGAGCTGTCGCCCCCGTTCGAGATCGTGGAGCCGGCGAGCTGGCGGGCGCCGATCATCTTCAACTCCCCCCATTCCGGCTCGGTCTATCCCCGGGCATTCCTCAACGCTTCCCGGATCGACCTTGCGGCGCTGCGCCGCTCCGAGGATTCGTTCATGGACGAACTGATCGGCGGCCTCTGCGAGCGGGGTTTTCCGACCGTGCGGGTCAATTTCCCCCGCTCCTATGTCGATGTGAACCGCGAGCCCTATGAGCTCGATCCGCGGATGTTCACCGGGCGCCTGCCGAGCTTCGCCAATTCCCGCTCAATGCGCGTCGCCGGCGGCCTCGGCACGATCCCGCGCGTGGTCGGCGACGGGCAGGAAATCTATCGCGAGCGGCTTTCCGTCGACGAGGCGCTGGGGCGGATCGAAGCGCTCTACAAGCCCTATCACCGGGCGCTGCGGCGGCTGATCAACAAGGCCCATCAGGCGTTCGGCACGGTGATCCTGGTGGATTGCCATTCGATGCCGTCGGTTGGCGTGTCCCGCGACGAGCCGCGGCGGCCCGATATCGTCATCGGCGACCGCTACGGCACCAGTTGCGCGAGCCTGTTGCCCGACGTTGTCGAGGAGGTCATGAGCAAGCTCGGCTATTCGATCGGGCGCAACAAGCCCTATGCCGGCGGCTTCATCACCGAGCACTACGGCAACCCGGCCAGCGGCCTGCACACCGTGCAGCTCGAACTCAACCGCGCGATCTACATGGACGAGCGGCGCCGCGAGCGCAGCCCGCGCTTTGCGCAGGTAGCCGCCGATTTCGCTGCGCTGGCGGACGCACTGGCGCAAGTGCCGCTCGGCGATCTCGGCCCGTTCCAGGCGGCGGCGGAGTAAAGATTGGATCGTCATTCCGGGATGGTCCGAAGGACCAGACCCGGAATCTCGAGATTCCGGATCGCCGCTGCGCGGCGTCCGGAATGACGTCTCTGCCCAAAAAGAAAAAAGGGCCGCTTGAATGAACAAGCGGCCCAAGTCTAGGGAGGAAACGCCCAAGGAGGGCAGCGATAGCGCGAGGCGCTACCGCACCGCAACAATATGCGACCGCGCTGCACAAAAGGCAAGAGTTTTCGGATCCATTTCGTTGCAAACAGGGTCCAGTCTGGCGAATCGGCAACACCGACGGCATCTTAAATTAATGAAGTAATATCAAAGACCTACGTGTTAAGCGCGACCAGTTCCGTGTTCACTGCAGTGCTGGTATGCCAAAACTCGCAACTTTGTGATGGCCGGGCTAACCAAAAATCCACGCCTAAACGAAGCCCGTTCGAAAGCCGATTCGAAAGTCAGCCCTCAAAGACGGGTGGGAATAACGCAGCGTTGGTCGTGCGCCGCCGCCCGGATTGGGATAGGCAATAGGCCGACATTTCTATTGCGGTAAGGGACAGCCGTGACGGTCATCGATTTCACAGCGTTTATCGGGCGCCTTGCCACGGCTTCGGGCGAGACCATCCTGCCGTTCTTCCGGACCTCGCTCTCGATCGACAACAAGAGCGCCAGCGATTTCGACCCGGTCACCGAGGCCGACCGCGCCGCTGAAGCGGTGATGC encodes the following:
- the cpdR gene encoding cell cycle two-component system response regulator CpdR; translated protein: MHKILLAEDDNDMRRFLVKALENAGFQVSPHDNGMSAYQRLREEPFEMLLTDIVMPEMDGIELARRASELDPDIKIMFITGFAAVALNSDSEAPKNAKVLAKPVHLRELVSEVNKMLAA
- a CDS encoding N-formylglutamate amidohydrolase; translated protein: MTQFDGELSPPFEIVEPASWRAPIIFNSPHSGSVYPRAFLNASRIDLAALRRSEDSFMDELIGGLCERGFPTVRVNFPRSYVDVNREPYELDPRMFTGRLPSFANSRSMRVAGGLGTIPRVVGDGQEIYRERLSVDEALGRIEALYKPYHRALRRLINKAHQAFGTVILVDCHSMPSVGVSRDEPRRPDIVIGDRYGTSCASLLPDVVEEVMSKLGYSIGRNKPYAGGFITEHYGNPASGLHTVQLELNRAIYMDERRRERSPRFAQVAADFAALADALAQVPLGDLGPFQAAAE